A portion of the Streptomyces sp. NBC_00376 genome contains these proteins:
- a CDS encoding PP2C family protein-serine/threonine phosphatase, whose product MHRHRSTSDSTQELLLTLGRLVDQALENIRLQRARAEMGLALQRHMLPTELPDFPGIRIGARYAPSQDGMAVGGDFYDAFPMRDGVAGITIGDVQGHGVEAAAFMGEARASLRALASVTTDPGTVLACANDLLISLGGDLFTTCCLLSVTPQSGELSVARAGHVPLVWGTDDGDSGISQDDGGVPLGILHDQWYPVTRRRLARPGYLVLLTDGVVEGPSYPIDEGLAAVAEVVAAAGGVDPGELATRVLQVADLTGHEDDAAVLVVRYDGPSGTTGPVDGA is encoded by the coding sequence ATGCACCGACACCGCAGCACATCGGACAGCACCCAGGAGCTCCTTCTCACTCTTGGGCGCCTTGTCGATCAGGCCCTGGAGAACATCAGGCTCCAGCGCGCCCGCGCGGAAATGGGCCTGGCCCTGCAGCGCCACATGCTCCCCACCGAACTGCCCGACTTCCCGGGCATCCGGATCGGAGCCCGGTACGCGCCCTCGCAGGACGGCATGGCTGTCGGCGGCGACTTCTACGACGCGTTCCCGATGCGGGACGGGGTTGCTGGGATCACCATCGGCGACGTACAGGGGCACGGGGTGGAGGCCGCAGCCTTCATGGGTGAGGCCCGCGCCAGCCTCAGGGCGCTCGCCAGCGTCACGACCGACCCCGGCACGGTGCTGGCCTGCGCCAACGATCTGTTGATCTCGCTGGGCGGCGACCTGTTCACGACCTGCTGCCTGCTGAGCGTCACCCCGCAGAGCGGCGAGCTGTCCGTGGCACGGGCCGGACACGTGCCACTCGTATGGGGTACCGACGACGGCGACTCCGGCATCTCCCAGGACGACGGCGGGGTGCCCCTGGGCATCCTGCACGACCAGTGGTACCCCGTGACCCGTCGGCGGCTGGCGCGGCCCGGGTATCTGGTCCTGCTGACCGACGGGGTCGTGGAGGGGCCGTCGTACCCGATCGACGAGGGGCTCGCCGCGGTGGCGGAGGTGGTCGCCGCGGCCGGCGGGGTCGACCCCGGCGAGCTGGCCACGCGGGTGCTCCAGGTGGCGGACCTGACCGGTCACGAGGACGACGCCGCCGTGCTCGTCGTCCGCTACGACGGTCCGTCGGGGACGACCGGGCCGGTGGACGGGGCCTGA